The following are encoded in a window of Dioscorea cayenensis subsp. rotundata cultivar TDr96_F1 chromosome 16, TDr96_F1_v2_PseudoChromosome.rev07_lg8_w22 25.fasta, whole genome shotgun sequence genomic DNA:
- the LOC120278541 gene encoding putative germin-like protein 2-1: MARVDLEIYGLNKPHSSEIFTLLVGKVYVGFITSIPENNLFSKVLNKGDSFVFPKGLIHFVVDIGKTKAIGIAALGSQNLGFYSLADAVLGTNPNIFDDVLAKAFQLDKKIVDWLQSQF, encoded by the coding sequence ATGGCAAGAGTGGACTTAGAAATTTATGGACTTAACAAACCTCATTCTAGTGAGATTTTTACTTTGTTGGTAGGGAAAGTATATGTTGGTTTTATAACATCAATCCCTGAGAACAACCTTTTCTCTAAAGTCCTAAACAAAGGTGACTCCTTTGTCTTCCCTAAAGGACTCATTCACTTTGTGGTGGATATTGGGAAAACAAAGGCAATTGGGATTGCAGCTCTTGGAAGTCagaatctagggttttattcTCTTGCTGATGCTGTCTTGGGGACTAATCCTAATATCTTTGATGATGTTCTTGCTAAGGCTTTTCAATTGGACAAGAAGATTGTTGACTGGCTTCAGTCCCAGTTCTAG